The following coding sequences are from one Methanohalophilus halophilus window:
- the rnfG gene encoding Rnf electron transport complex subunit RnfG translates to MTESPKDIAVIIGKLVLVSLVAALLLGLTYVPTQEQLEKNEVAAKKEALSQVVPSASDFEPVYGNEVDEEGNRNILYYKAVDSSGNLVGYAFFKTQSGAQDVIQLAGGVDPSFNKVTGMEVMKHSETPGLGSKIAEEDFKGQFRQLPIGDLQLSSAGGSIDAITGATISSQAVVDGLNTKIDDVKEQET, encoded by the coding sequence ATGACTGAGTCCCCTAAAGACATTGCAGTAATCATAGGAAAGCTGGTTCTTGTTAGTCTGGTTGCAGCTTTACTGCTAGGCCTGACTTATGTACCTACACAGGAGCAGCTTGAGAAAAATGAAGTAGCAGCTAAAAAAGAGGCCCTCTCGCAGGTAGTTCCTTCTGCGTCTGATTTTGAACCAGTGTATGGCAATGAGGTAGATGAAGAAGGGAATCGCAATATTCTTTATTACAAAGCAGTGGATTCTTCGGGTAATCTGGTAGGTTATGCTTTCTTCAAGACACAGTCCGGTGCCCAGGACGTGATTCAATTGGCCGGAGGTGTAGATCCCTCTTTCAATAAAGTCACAGGAATGGAAGTAATGAAACATTCCGAAACACCGGGTCTTGGTTCCAAAATTGCGGAAGAGGACTTTAAGGGCCAGTTTAGGCAACTCCCCATCGGTGACCTTCAGCTTTCTAGTGCTGGTGGCTCAATTGATGCTATTACAGGTGCAACAATATCCTCGCAGGCTGTGGTGGACGGGCTAAATACAAAGATCGATGATGTAAAGGAGCAAGAAACGTAA
- the rnfE gene encoding Rnf electron transport complex subunit RnfE produces MSKAFNEFIRGITKDNPIFALVLGLCPALAVTTSVDNAIGMSAGTAFVLVGANLMVSALRNYIPSTVRLPIFILIIATFVSIVDMVMEAYTPPLYAALGVFIPLIVVNCVIIGRAEAYANKNNTFYSLIDALGIAVGFLLALVAIGGIRELLGTGQIVVFGQMILNIPMITPASYMILPPGAFLTIGILMAVINHRRAKKLARGE; encoded by the coding sequence ATGAGTAAAGCATTCAACGAATTCATTCGTGGAATTACAAAAGATAATCCCATATTTGCCCTTGTACTGGGTTTATGTCCTGCTCTGGCTGTAACTACATCGGTTGATAATGCGATAGGAATGTCTGCTGGTACAGCTTTTGTATTGGTTGGAGCCAACCTTATGGTTTCGGCCCTGAGGAATTATATTCCTTCCACTGTAAGGCTACCGATATTTATCCTGATCATTGCTACATTTGTGTCTATTGTAGATATGGTGATGGAGGCGTATACTCCTCCACTATATGCGGCACTGGGTGTTTTCATCCCTTTGATCGTAGTAAACTGTGTGATAATTGGAAGGGCAGAAGCCTATGCTAATAAGAATAATACGTTTTATTCCCTGATAGATGCATTGGGAATTGCTGTGGGTTTCCTTCTGGCTCTGGTTGCAATAGGTGGTATCCGTGAACTTCTGGGTACCGGTCAGATTGTGGTATTTGGCCAGATGATATTGAATATTCCAATGATAACTCCTGCTTCTTATATGATCCTGCCTCCTGGAGCTTTCCTTACAATAGGTATACTTATGGCGGTTATCAATCACAGGCGTGCAAAAAAACTTGCAAGAGGTGAATAA
- the rnfA gene encoding Rnf electron transport complex subunit RnfA, whose product MVEKALFAIFMEGLFIKNFLIIQFLGLCSFLGVTKDTKSAAGMSGAVIFVMTMASIVSYVIYTFVLIPLDLQFLRLISFIVVIAALVQLVEFVVRKNIPSLYRSLGIYLPLITTNCAVLGVVLLNVMNEFSFMQSLVFGISAGLGYTIVMVMMSSIREKTTILPVPSAMRGLPQAFLIAAMLSMAFVNYFKVIPL is encoded by the coding sequence ATGGTAGAAAAAGCTTTATTTGCCATTTTCATGGAAGGTCTTTTCATAAAGAACTTCCTTATAATACAGTTTCTTGGACTGTGCTCATTCCTTGGTGTAACCAAAGATACCAAGAGTGCAGCAGGTATGTCCGGTGCTGTTATTTTTGTAATGACAATGGCTTCGATTGTTTCATATGTAATTTATACTTTCGTTCTCATTCCACTGGATCTTCAGTTTTTGAGACTTATCAGTTTCATTGTAGTAATTGCTGCACTTGTGCAGCTTGTAGAATTCGTAGTGCGGAAGAATATCCCTTCCCTTTATAGGTCCCTTGGTATTTACCTTCCTCTTATCACAACAAACTGTGCGGTTTTAGGTGTGGTTTTGTTGAACGTTATGAATGAATTTTCATTCATGCAGAGTCTTGTGTTTGGTATATCGGCAGGTCTGGGTTATACAATCGTTATGGTAATGATGTCAAGTATAAGGGAAAAAACCACAATTCTTCCTGTACCTTCTGCAATGAGGGGGCTTCCGCAAGCTTTCCTGATTGCTGCAATGCTTTCAATGGCTTTTGTTAATTACTTCAAGGTGATACCCTTATGA
- a CDS encoding Fe-S cluster domain-containing protein: MSMPILLIQSMATLGGLALAIGVMLIVASKKFKVDVNPLVEEVNEILPGVNCGACGYAGCADFAEHVVEDNAPLTGCPVGGFDVAKEIGGILGQEVSEGEAEYPYVRCEGGVHCVDRFNYEGIEDCKAVMMLSEGEKGCNYGCMGRGACVRACPFDAIHIGDDRLPKINKNLCTSCGLCIESCPNDILVFAKESEKVHVVCMSHDKGKTVKAVCENGCIGCKLCEKACPVDAVHVTKFLAEIDQEKCISCGKCVEKCPQGCIEMR, encoded by the coding sequence ATGAGCATGCCAATCTTGCTAATTCAATCAATGGCCACTCTTGGAGGTCTTGCCCTTGCAATCGGTGTAATGCTGATTGTTGCTTCCAAGAAATTCAAGGTTGATGTAAACCCTCTTGTGGAAGAAGTAAATGAAATTTTGCCTGGTGTAAATTGTGGTGCATGCGGTTATGCCGGTTGTGCTGACTTTGCTGAACATGTGGTGGAGGACAATGCCCCACTTACCGGGTGCCCGGTTGGTGGTTTTGATGTAGCAAAGGAAATAGGAGGTATTCTGGGCCAGGAAGTTTCCGAAGGTGAAGCTGAATACCCTTATGTTAGATGCGAGGGCGGCGTGCATTGTGTGGACCGATTCAATTATGAAGGTATTGAAGATTGTAAAGCCGTAATGATGCTTTCTGAAGGTGAAAAAGGTTGTAACTACGGATGTATGGGCCGTGGGGCCTGTGTACGGGCTTGTCCATTCGATGCTATCCATATTGGTGATGACCGTTTGCCTAAAATTAACAAGAATTTGTGTACAAGCTGTGGTCTTTGTATTGAATCCTGTCCCAACGACATCCTTGTGTTTGCAAAGGAATCAGAAAAGGTGCATGTAGTTTGCATGTCCCATGACAAAGGAAAGACTGTAAAAGCAGTATGTGAAAACGGTTGTATTGGTTGCAAACTTTGTGAGAAGGCATGTCCTGTAGATGCAGTACATGTAACCAAATTCCTTGCAGAGATCGATCAGGAAAAATGTATATCCTGTGGCAAGTGTGTGGAAAAATGCCCTCAGGGCTGTATTGAAATGAGGTGA
- a CDS encoding DUF4870 domain-containing protein yields MSRLGYSTVTGLDENVEAVLCYVGFWITGLIFLLIERENRFVQFHALQSILTFLPLSVGIYLIGWIPYVGWILADFAGFFSLFLTLVLVIMAWRGAKFRLPFSGKIAYEKIYR; encoded by the coding sequence ATGAGTCGTCTTGGTTATTCAACAGTTACCGGCTTGGATGAAAACGTTGAAGCTGTGCTTTGTTATGTAGGTTTCTGGATCACAGGTCTTATCTTCCTTCTCATAGAAAGGGAAAACAGGTTTGTACAATTCCATGCATTGCAGTCTATTCTAACATTTTTGCCTCTTTCCGTAGGTATCTACCTTATTGGCTGGATTCCATATGTAGGCTGGATACTTGCTGATTTTGCAGGATTCTTTTCCCTGTTCCTGACACTTGTCCTTGTTATTATGGCATGGAGGGGTGCAAAGTTCAGGTTGCCTTTTTCAGGAAAAATTGCCTATGAAAAGATTTATAGATGA